From a region of the Coffea arabica cultivar ET-39 chromosome 3e, Coffea Arabica ET-39 HiFi, whole genome shotgun sequence genome:
- the LOC113737303 gene encoding uncharacterized protein, which translates to MNEAGTSLGKGKRKTTAPTGIRAFFKGGRDSSQPTIKACLQSKDKWQNIDMAIALWFYDACIPINAVNSPFFQKAIDQIASMGHGYKAPSYHSLRVTLLRDAKKDVQLVVDSFRNTWAETGCTIMGDGWKDSRQRPLINFLVYCPKGISFIKSIDASDIVTNAENLCNLFVEIVEMVGSKNVVHLVTDNASNYKAAGTLLNERYPTICWSPCAAHCINLILKDIGEMGTVKSLVSLASTVTVFVYNHKYVLNWLRKTDGWKEIIRPGETRFATTFIALKSLHDHKDSLQALVTSGDYKKFLKMNKGKEVKQIVLDDRFWNNCLITVRIMGPIIRLLRVCDTDERPSLGYVYEGMFRAITGIKKLFRNSERLYKPYIDIINDRWDRMLRKNLHTTAYFLNPAFQYDTATFSTHPEITNGLLDYIESKVDWCSEENLTKEIGMYREREGSFGRKLAILTSKKDRPENWWKLFGCDAPNLQKLAIWVLSQTASSSGCERNWSVFERIHTKKRNRLEHQRLNDLVYVHYNLRLQYRHNQQKRSYDPVDYESIDKTEFWVVEEEQEGELDYEELEEELEEPPIHGQCSNSEQLEDDEDEAEDVDLETFQRRNFFNDEDDDWH; encoded by the exons ATGAATGAGGCTGGTACATCATTAGgtaaaggaaagagaaaaaccaCTGCTCCTACAGGTATTCGTGCTTTCTTTAAGGGTGGACGTGATAGTTCTCAACCTACTATCAAAGCTTGTTTGCAAAGTAAGGATAAATGGCAAAATATTGATATGGCCATTGCTCTTTGGTTCTATGATGCATGTATTCCCATTAATGCTGTTAAttctccattttttcaaaaagctATCGATCAAATAGCATCAATGGGTCATGGTTATAAAGCTCCATCTTATCATTCTTTGCGAGTCACTTTGTTGCGAGATGCTAAGAAAGATGTGCAGTTAGTTGTTGATTCATTTCGAAATACTTGGGCTGAAACTGGATGCACTATAATGGGTGATGGATGGAAAGATAGTAGACAAAGACCATTGattaattttctggtttattgTCCTAAGGGTATATCTTTTATTAAGTCTATAGATGCATCTGACATTGTGACAAATGCAGAAAATTTGTGCAATCTGTTTGTTGAAATTGTTGAAATGGTTGGTTCCAAAAATGTGGTGCATTTAGTCACTGATAATGCTAGCAATTATAAGGCTGCTGGAACtttattaaatgaaagataTCCAACTATTTGCTGGTCTCCATGTGCTGCCCATTGTATCAATTTGATTTTGAAGGATATTGGTGAAATGGGTACTGTTAAATCTCTAGTGTCTCTTGCTTCTACAGTAACTGTTTTTGTGTATAATCATAAATATGTTCTGAATTGGTTGAGAAAAACTGATGGGTGGAAGGAGATTATTCGTCCGGGGGAAACACGATTTGCCACCACTTTTATTGCACTAAAGAGCTTACATGATCACAAAGACAGCTTACAAGCTTTAGTCACTAGTGGAGATTACAAAAAGTTCTTGAAAATGAACAAAGGAAAAGAGGTCAAACAAATTGTTTTGGATGATAGATTTTGGAATAATTGTTTGATTACAGTGAGAATAATGGGTCCTATTATTCGGTTGTTGAGAGTTTGTGACACTGATGAAAGGCCTTCTTTGGGGTATGTGTATGAAGGTATGTTTAGAGCAATTACTGGAATCAAGAAGTTGTTCAGGAATAGTGAAAGGCTATATAAGCCTTACATTGATATCATCAATGACCGATGGGATAGGATGTTGAGGAAAAATTTGCATACTACGGCATATTTTTTAAATCCCGCTTTTCAATATGACACTGCCACATTCTCTACACATCCAGAAATTACAAATGGTTTGTTGGATTACATAGAATCAAAGGTGGATTGGTGCAGTGAGGAAAATTTAACAAAAGAAATTGGAATGTATCGAGAGCGGGAGGGAAGTTTTGGCAGAAAACTTGCTATTCTTACTAGCAAGAAAGATAGACCAg AGAATTGGTGGAAACTCTTTGGTTGTGATGCTCCCAACTTACAAAAACTTGCAATTTGGGTTTTGAGTCAAACAGCTTCTTCCTCAGGATGTGAGCGTAATTGGAGTGTTTTTGAACGTATTCAtactaagaaaagaaataggTTGGAGCATCAAAGGCTCAATGATCTTGTATATGTGCATTACAATTTGCGTTTGCAGTATAG GCATAATCAGCAAAAGAGATCGTATGACCCCGTTGATTATGAGTCAATTGATAAAACAGAATTTTGGGTGGTTGAAGAAGAACAAGAAGGGGAGCTTGATTATGAGGAGTTAGAGGAAGAGCTTGAAGAACCTCCAATTCATGGTCAATGTTCAAATTCTGAACAACTTGAAG atgatgaagatgaagcagAAGATGTTGATTTAGAAACATTTCAGCGTCGAAACTTTtttaatgatgaagatgatgattggCATTAA